One Bombus pascuorum chromosome 4, iyBomPasc1.1, whole genome shotgun sequence DNA segment encodes these proteins:
- the LOC132905776 gene encoding F-box/WD repeat-containing protein 5, which translates to MDIDESVTQQNQENTNEDAIKLEERNNRLSQSSEGNEDWYYMPDSILLNIFQYLTPRELTIAGEVCKSWHRVSHDEFLWKDLLYQTYKIDPDIGIMPGKTSWLGEFKRLTYHTPLLETEILKEHSHQVLHVSFSHNGKMFATCSKDGYIFVWKSQYPVSVKYLHDMKTFSWKYTQFSQFNSSDTLLLVSGVHFGTPLSTSGEIAVFRLAPGFGLQCRVINKPYDIFGTWYSEHYLLSGNLCWLAHLVSTSLLWLNKANQETSSEHVPIMTQLFRFYNGNASSVRAIMVANCLTPEQTESKEQENQPSSSNVKEERGNPPSHKDISSTSSSNNLEEEPVVLRHASSRLQYSTLEGGFMNWKKLGDGFEYANPIQYNQEYRQVEMEKKAEENDKESDNSQWDEENESGESSNTEEGDNDELSNNCEKYLIFTTGSKTYTPHQVGFKRIKNLKFPTRLDPGPSLRERIAQRERERERQNSYAFFTNWLNYESVADQFDKVDHLIDLHGHIIGMGLSPDHRYLYVNTRPWPRGYVITNPLQPPPIAQEIDIHVIDLVTLKQVGTMLRAHKAYTPNNECFFIFLDVCNEYVASGAEDKHGYLWDRHYGVCLAKFPHSDVVNSVAFNPRDPEMLVTTSDDYTVKVWRSRAVVRSLGLNEDSFRRGMEVRNRRKFQKSSGNVD; encoded by the exons ATGGACATCGACGAGAGTGTCACACAGCAAAATCaggaaaatacaaatgaaGATGCGATTAAATTGGAAGAGAGAAACAATCGTTTATCCCAAAGCTCCGAAGGAAATGAGGACTGGTATTATATGCCGGATTCCATactcttgaatatttttcaatatttaacgCCAAGGGAGTTGACAATCGCTGGAGAAGTATGCAAATCATGGCACAGAGTTTCGCACGACGAATTTCTTTGGAAAGATCTGCTCTatcaaacatataaaatagatCCAGACATCGGCATTATGCCAG GGAAAACATCTTGGTTAGGAGAATTTAAACGTTTAACGTATCATACACCACTCTTAGAAACGGAGATACTTAAAGAACATTCTCACCAAGTCTTACATGTTAGTTTCTCGCATAATGGAAAGATGTTTGCCACTTGTTCAAAAGATGGATACATCTTT GTTTGGAAAAGTCAATATCCTGTTAGTGTAAAGTATCTTCATGATATGAAAACATTTAGTTGGAAATATACACAGTTTTCGCAATTCAATTCTTCAGATACTTTGTTACTTGTTTCTGGTGTACACTTTGGAACACCTCTGAGCACTTCGGGTGAAATAGCAGTATTTAGATTAGCAC CTGGCTTTGGTCTTCAGTGTAGAGTAATAAATAAACCTTATGACATATTTGGAACATGGTACAGTGAACATTACCTTTTAAGTGGAAATTTATGCTGGTTGGCACATTTAGTTAGTACTAGTCTCCTATGGCTTAATAAGGCAAATCAAGAGACATCTAGTGAACATGTGCCTATTATGACACAACTGTTTAG attttacaaTGGTAATGCTTCATCAGTTCGAGCAATAATGGTAGCTAATTGTTTAACACCTGAACAAACTGAATCTAAAGAGCAAGAAAATCAGCCTTCATCTTCCAAtgttaaagaagaaagggGAAATCCACCAAGCCATAAAGATATTTCATCTACATCTTCTAGTAACAATTTAGAAGAAGAACCAGTTGTCCTTCGTCATGCATCATCCAGATTACA ATATAGTACATTGGAAGGTGGATTTATGAATTGGAAGAAACTTGGTGATGGTTTTGAATATGCTAATCCTATACAATATAATCAGGAATATAGACAAGTAGAAATGGAGAAAAAAGCAGAggaaaatgataaagaaaGCGACAATTCTCAGTGGGATGAAGAGAATGAATCCGGAG AATCGTCTAATACGGAAGAAGGTGATAATGACGAGTTATCAAataattgtgaaaaatatcttatttttacaaCTGGATCCAAAACTTACACACCGCATCAAGTGGGTTtcaagagaataaaaaatttaaagtttCCTACACGATTAGATCCAGGACCGTCATTACGTGAAAGAATAGcacaaagagaaagagaacgagaaagaCAAAATTCTTACGCATTTTTTACCAATTGGTTGAATTATGAATCTGTAGCTGATCAATTTGATAAAGTAGATCACTTAATTGATTTGCATGGACACATTATAGGAATGGGACTTTCTCCAGATCATAG atatttgtatgtaaataCAAGACCATGGCCACGAGGTTATGTTATTACAAATCCATTACAACCTCCTCCAATAGCTCAAGAAATCGATATACACGTAATTGATTTAGTAACATTAAAACAAGTTGGTACCATGCTAAGAGCTCATAAGGCATATACACCAAACAATgaatgtttctttatttttcttgatgTGTGCAATGAATATGTAGCAag cGGTGCGGAAGATAAACATGGCTATCTCTGGGACAGACATTATGGAGTATGTTTAGCCAAGTTTCCTCATTCTGATGTTGTTAATTCTGTTGCTTTCAATCCACGTGATCCTGAAATGTTAGTTACAACTAGTGATGACTATACTGTTAAAGTTTGGCGTAGTCGAGCTGTAGTTCGTTCACTGGGACTAAACGAAGATTCTTTTCGTAGAGGTATGGAAGTACGTAATAGGCGAAAGTTTCAAAAAAGTAGTGGTAACGTTGATTGA
- the LOC132905777 gene encoding male-specific lethal 3 homolog isoform X2 translates to MNIYMQYEHLYIYSSLPCLMRHKSKIISNGTLCLNLNSSKEGMVSTRGPKFKFCDGEKVLCYEPDPTKAKVLYDSKVLDVIVNKDQRGRKAVEYLIHFQGWNSSWDRCVTEEYVLKDTEENRQLQRDLAQKAQLQLGAYLYRRERKKRSHKLSERLNETENQEPRRRARSGGSRATSATTGSSEDGSSGQHADYDTEEVITEEDTESSSDYVGETSDDEDSGGGSQSGASVKPGIDLDIGTTLRRILDQDYDLITNKNKLAVLPAQPTIANILESWVQHFTTTQLTNIPEKPQRNKTNNTIEKTINEINICREVADGLRIYFDFTLHDLLLYRQEQEQYCNLKSSFLYTEHPTLVKEEPIENSEVLVKEEYEDTEYAHLPPFQEHDQEIDTSKVVANSKRRLRSYRVSSIDENKQLRSYEEIKQDTGNLSSPRGVTLRIPPVTSAQVNALLQQSNKWRLMPESAKPEGPPNPSTYYGAIHLTRLFVKLPDLLQLTDIPHKKLKVLLKYLDMFLSHLEMHREWFGEQFYMQVESQLMSQTSNS, encoded by the exons atgaatatatatatgcaatatgAACATCTTTACATATATTCGTCACTTCCTTGTTTGATGCGTCAcaaatcaaaaattatttcaaatggaACTTTGTGTTTAAATCTTAACTCAAGTAAG GAAGGAATGGTTTCTACTCGAGGgccaaaatttaaattttgtgaTGGTGAAAAAGTCCTTTGTTATGAACCTGATCCTACGAAAGCAAAAGTATTATACGATTCTAAg GTACTTGATGTTATAGTTAACAAAGATCAAAGAGGACGTAAAGCTGTTGAATATCTAATACATTTCcag ggCTGGAATTCTTCATGGGATCGTTGTGTGACAGAGGAATATGTATTAAAAGACACAGAAGAAAATCGCCAACTTCAACGAGATTTGGCACAGAAAGCACAATTGCAATT AGGAGCATATCTGTATCGAAGGGAGCGTAAGAAAAGAAGTCATAAATTATCAGAACGTTTAAATGAAACTGAAAATCAAGAACCAAGACGAAGGGCAAGAAGTGGTGGTAGCAGAGCAACATCTGCAACAACTGGATCATCGGAAGATGGCAGTTCAGGACAACATGCCGATTATGATACCGAg GAAGTCATTACTGAAGAAGATACAGAAAGTAGTTCAGATTATGTTGGTGAAACAAGCGATGATGAAGACAGTGGTGGAGGTAGTCAATCCGGTGCCAGTGTAAAACCAGGAATTGATCTTGATATAGGCACTACTTTAAGAAGGATTTTGGACCAAGATTACGACTTGataactaataaaaataag CTAGCTGTTCTCCCTGCACAACCTactattgcaaatattttagaatcgtGGGTTCAACACTTTACGACAACACAATTAACAAACATTCCAGAAAAGCCGCAAAGGAACAAAACGAATAAtacaatagaaaaaacaattaacgaaataaacaTATGCAGAGAAGTTGCTGATGGATTACGtatatatttcgattttaCATTACACGATCTCCTTTTATATagacaagaacaagaacaatattgtaatttaaagtCTTCTTTCTTATATACTGAGCATCCAACTCTTGTGAAAGAAGAACCAATTGa aaactcAGAAGTTTTAGTTAAAGAAGAATACGAAGATACCGAGTACGCTCATTTACCACCATTTCAAGAACACGATCAAGAAATAGATACGTCGAAAGTGGTAGCAAACTCTAAACGAAGATTAAGATCATACAGAGTGAGTTctatcgatgaaaataaacaattgaGGTCATACGAAGAAATTAAACAAGATACAGGAAATTTATCGAG CCCACGCGGTGTAACGTTACGAATACCACCTGTAACATCTGCGCAAGTCAATGCTTTGCTTCAACAATCGAACAAATGGAGATTAATGCCTGAATCTGCGAAACCCGAAGGTCCTCCAAATCCTTCCACGTACTATGGTGCCATTCACTTAACACGACTAtttg ttaaattGCCAGACTTACTTCAATTAACAGACATACCACATAAAAAGCTAAAGGTCCTTCTGAAATATTTGGATATGTTTcttag CCATTTAGAAATGCACAGAGAATGGTTCGGAGAACAATTTTATATGCAAGTGGAAAGCCAATTAATGTCTCAAACAAGTAATTCTTAA
- the LOC132905777 gene encoding male-specific lethal 3 homolog isoform X1: MNIYMQYEHLYIYSSLPCLMRHKSKIISNGTLCLNLNSSKEGMVSTRGPKFKFCDGEKVLCYEPDPTKAKVLYDSKVLDVIVNKDQRGRKAVEYLIHFQGWNSSWDRCVTEEYVLKDTEENRQLQRDLAQKAQLQLGAYLYRRERKKRSHKLSERLNETENQEPRRRARSGGSRATSATTGSSEDGSSGQHADYDTEEVITEEDTESSSDYVGETSDDEDSGGGSQSGASVKPGIDLDIGTTLRRILDQDYDLITNKNKLAVLPAQPTIANILESWVQHFTTTQLTNIPEKPQRNKTNNTIEKTINEINICREVADGLRIYFDFTLHDLLLYRQEQEQYCNLKSSFLYTEHPTLVKEEPIENSEVLVKEEYEDTEYAHLPPFQEHDQEIDTSKVVANSKRRLRSYRVSSIDENKQLRSYEEIKQDTGNLSSIASTSSRCSSPRGVTLRIPPVTSAQVNALLQQSNKWRLMPESAKPEGPPNPSTYYGAIHLTRLFVKLPDLLQLTDIPHKKLKVLLKYLDMFLSHLEMHREWFGEQFYMQVESQLMSQTSNS; the protein is encoded by the exons atgaatatatatatgcaatatgAACATCTTTACATATATTCGTCACTTCCTTGTTTGATGCGTCAcaaatcaaaaattatttcaaatggaACTTTGTGTTTAAATCTTAACTCAAGTAAG GAAGGAATGGTTTCTACTCGAGGgccaaaatttaaattttgtgaTGGTGAAAAAGTCCTTTGTTATGAACCTGATCCTACGAAAGCAAAAGTATTATACGATTCTAAg GTACTTGATGTTATAGTTAACAAAGATCAAAGAGGACGTAAAGCTGTTGAATATCTAATACATTTCcag ggCTGGAATTCTTCATGGGATCGTTGTGTGACAGAGGAATATGTATTAAAAGACACAGAAGAAAATCGCCAACTTCAACGAGATTTGGCACAGAAAGCACAATTGCAATT AGGAGCATATCTGTATCGAAGGGAGCGTAAGAAAAGAAGTCATAAATTATCAGAACGTTTAAATGAAACTGAAAATCAAGAACCAAGACGAAGGGCAAGAAGTGGTGGTAGCAGAGCAACATCTGCAACAACTGGATCATCGGAAGATGGCAGTTCAGGACAACATGCCGATTATGATACCGAg GAAGTCATTACTGAAGAAGATACAGAAAGTAGTTCAGATTATGTTGGTGAAACAAGCGATGATGAAGACAGTGGTGGAGGTAGTCAATCCGGTGCCAGTGTAAAACCAGGAATTGATCTTGATATAGGCACTACTTTAAGAAGGATTTTGGACCAAGATTACGACTTGataactaataaaaataag CTAGCTGTTCTCCCTGCACAACCTactattgcaaatattttagaatcgtGGGTTCAACACTTTACGACAACACAATTAACAAACATTCCAGAAAAGCCGCAAAGGAACAAAACGAATAAtacaatagaaaaaacaattaacgaaataaacaTATGCAGAGAAGTTGCTGATGGATTACGtatatatttcgattttaCATTACACGATCTCCTTTTATATagacaagaacaagaacaatattgtaatttaaagtCTTCTTTCTTATATACTGAGCATCCAACTCTTGTGAAAGAAGAACCAATTGa aaactcAGAAGTTTTAGTTAAAGAAGAATACGAAGATACCGAGTACGCTCATTTACCACCATTTCAAGAACACGATCAAGAAATAGATACGTCGAAAGTGGTAGCAAACTCTAAACGAAGATTAAGATCATACAGAGTGAGTTctatcgatgaaaataaacaattgaGGTCATACGAAGAAATTAAACAAGATACAGGAAATTTATCGAG tattgcAAGTACAAGTTCTCGTTGTTCTAGCCCACGCGGTGTAACGTTACGAATACCACCTGTAACATCTGCGCAAGTCAATGCTTTGCTTCAACAATCGAACAAATGGAGATTAATGCCTGAATCTGCGAAACCCGAAGGTCCTCCAAATCCTTCCACGTACTATGGTGCCATTCACTTAACACGACTAtttg ttaaattGCCAGACTTACTTCAATTAACAGACATACCACATAAAAAGCTAAAGGTCCTTCTGAAATATTTGGATATGTTTcttag CCATTTAGAAATGCACAGAGAATGGTTCGGAGAACAATTTTATATGCAAGTGGAAAGCCAATTAATGTCTCAAACAAGTAATTCTTAA